A genomic window from Salvia splendens isolate huo1 chromosome 11, SspV2, whole genome shotgun sequence includes:
- the LOC121755390 gene encoding lon protease homolog 2, peroxisomal isoform X2: MDQVEHEPDFIALSRQFKATAMELISVLEQKQKTGGRTKVLLETVPVHKLADIFVASFEISFEEQLSMLDSVDVKVRLSKATELVDRHLQSIRVAEKITQKVEGQLSKSQKEFLLRQQMRAIKEELGDNDDEEDDVAALERKMQDASMPANIWKHAQRELRRLKKMQPQQPGYNSSRVYLELLADLPWQKASEERELDLKVAKECLDIEHYGLEKVKQRIIEYLAVRKLKPDARGPVLCFVGPPGVGKTSLASSIAAALGRKFVRISLGGVKDEADIRGHRRTYIGSMPGRLIDGLKRVGVCNPVMLLDEIDKTGSDARGDPASALLEVLDPEQNKTFNDHYLNVPFDLSKVVFVATANRIQPIPPPLLDRMEVIELPGYTPEEKLRIAMQHLVPRVLDQHGLSFDFLQFPEAMVQLVIQRYTREAGVRNLERNLAALARAAAVRVAEQDHSVPLSKDVQRLASPLLDGRLAGEAEVEMEVIPMGVNKHEISNTFRVTSPFIVDEAMLEKVLGPPRYDDRETADRVSTPGVSVGLVWTAFGGEVQFVEATAMVGKGDLHLTGQLGDVIKESAQIAMTWVRARAMELKLVNAEESNILEGRDIHIHFPAGAVPKDGPSAGVTLVTSLVSLFSHRRVRADTAMTGEMTLRGLVLPVGGVKDKVLAAHRYGIKRVILPERNLKDLAEVPAAVLSGLEILLAKRMEDVLDHAFEGGCPLKKYSKL, from the exons ATGGATCAAGTAGAACACGAGCCAGATTTCATAGCATTGTCCAGACAATTTAAGGCAACAGCTATGGAGCTTATTTCAGTGCTTGAGCAG AAACAAAAAACAGGAGGTAGGACTAAAGTTCTATTGGAGACAGTTCCTGTGCACAAACTGGCTGATATTTTTGTAGCAAGTTTTGAAATTAGCTTTGAAGAGCAGCTATCTATGCTGGATTCTGTTGATGTGAAAGTGAGGCTTTCCAAAGCAACAGAATTGGTTGATAGGCATTTGCAG TCGATTCGTGTAGCCGAGAAGATTACACAAAAGGTTGAGGGACAATTGTCAAAGTCACAGAAAGAATTTCTCCTCCGTCAGCAG ATGCGGGCTATTAAGGAAGAACTTGGTGATAATGACGATGAGGAGGATGATGTGGCTGCTCTAGAGAGGAAGATGCAAGATGCTTCAATGCCTGCTAATATCTGGAAACATGCTCAGAGAGAACTAAG GAGACTGAAAAAAATGCAGCCTCAACAACCTGGGTATAATAGCTCCCGCGTATACCTGGAACTTCTTGCAGACCTACCTTGGCAGAAAGCCAGTGAAGAGCGGGAATTGGACTTAAAGGTTGCAAAGGAGTGTCTTGACATTGAACACTATGGTTTAGAGAAGGTGAAGCAGCGGATAATTGAATATTTAGCTGTTCGCAAG CTCAAACCAGATGCAAGAGGTCCAGTACTGTGTTTTGTTGGTCCACCAGGTGTTGGAAAGACATCTTTAGCTTCATCGATTGCGGCAGCTTTGGGCAGAAAATTTGTCCGCATATCCTTAGGTGGTGTAAAAGATGAGGCTGACATTAGAGGGCATAGGCGTACGTATATAGGGAGCATGCCTGGTCGTCTTATTGATGGACTAAAG AGGGTAGGCGTGTGCAATCCAGTTATGTTGCTGGATGAGATTGACAAAACAGGTTCTGATGCTCGAGGTGATCCAGCGTCGGCGTTACTTGAAGTACTTGATCCTGAACAGAACAAAACTTTTAATGATCA CTATTTGAATGTACCATTTGACCTGTCGAAGGTAGTTTTTGTGGCCACTGCAAATAGAATACAACCTATTCCTCCACCACTTCTAGATAGGATGGAAGTCATTGAGCTGCCAGGATATACACCTGAAGAGAAACTTAGGATTGCAATGCAGCATTTAGTTCCAAGAGTTCTTGATCAGCACGGCTTGAGTTTTGATTTCCTTCAATTCCCGGAG GCTATGGTACAACTTGTTATTCAGAGATATACAAGAGAAGCTGGTGTACGTAATCTAGAGAGGAACTTGGCTGCTTTAGCACGTGCCGCAGCTGTCAGAGTCGCTGAACAAGATCATTCAGTGCCACTTAGCAAAGATGTCCAGCGACTAGCTTCTCCATTGCTAGATGGTAGACTTGCTGGTGAGGCTGAAGTGGAAATGGAAGTGATTCCAATGGGTGTAAACAAGCATGAAATATCAAATACATTCAGGGTGACCTCACCCTTCATTGTCGATGAAGCTATGTTGGAGAAAGTTCTTGGA CCCCCAAGGTACGATGATAGAGAAACTGCTGACAGAGTTTCTACTCCTGGAGTATCTGTGGGACTAGTATGGACAGCCTTTGGAGGAGAGGTTCAGTTTGTTGAGGCTACTGCAATGGTTGGAAAAGGAGATTTGCATCTCACTGGCCAACTTGGGGATGTTATTAAGGAATCAGCACAAATTGCAATGACATGG GTTAGAGCAAGAGCGATGGAGCTTAAATTGGTTAACGCTGAGGAAAGCAATATCCTTGAAGGTAGAGATATTCATATACACTTTCCTGCTGGGGCTGTACCAAAGGATGGCCCATCAGCTGGTGTAACTCTTGTTACATCACTGGTTTCACTCTTCAGTCATAGAAGAGTCAGGGCTGATACAGCAATGACTGGGGAGATGACCTTGAGGGGTTTAGTCTTACCTGTTGGTGGTGTCAAGGATAAG GTTCTAGCAGCCCATCGGTACGGAATTAAGAGAGTTATTCTTCCAGAGAGGAACTTAAAAGACTTAGCGGAGGTGCCAGCAGCTGTGCTATCGGGTCTAGAG aTATTACTTGCAAAGCGAATGGAGGATGTGCTGGACCATGCTTTTGAGGGTGGTTGTCCAttgaaaaaatattcaaaattatga